ATCAATGAAAAATCGGCGTCCGATTTTAGCTGCAGGGTGAATCTCAATCCCTGTCAGCACTTTCGCTATTTGTGAAATTGCCCGTGCAATAAAAAACATTTTCCGCTTATAAAACCAGTGCGCAACCCTGTAAGCCCAGATCGCATGAAGCCCGGAATAAGTCAGAACGATTTCAAAAGAAGAGCGGGCTGCAGGGTCCTGGTCAAATACAGTATCTATATCTTCACGAATTCTTTTGAACATACCATTCACTCCTTTCATTTTAGCCGATTTTCGTATAATTCCAACTAATACGATAAGAATTAACTGTTTTAAAATAGAAAAAGCGTCTCTGTCAAATGACAGAGACGCTTTTGCGCGGTTCCACTCTGTTTGAGGCAATACTGCCCCCAACTTAACCAGGATAACGGCCTGAACCGCTGTTGCCTACGTAAACTTTCAGCAAAAGACTCAAGGGTGCATTTCAGAAAACACTCAGCCCAAACCGCTTTCAGCCTGTGGCGGTTCTCTCTTCCTGAGCTTCTGTTTTTCTTACTTCTCCCTCTCAAAGCTTTCATATATCAATCACTTGGTGAGCTGTTTAAAAGTTTTCTATAGACATACTATATACCATTCTTTTCGAAATGTTAATCAGTCAGCTTACTCAAACGTGCAAGTACTTTTTCTTTCCCCAGCACTTCAATAGCGCTCGGAAGGTCCGGTCCATGCGTCTGGCCTGTCGCTGCTACACGGATTGGCATAAATAACTTTTTACCTTTATGTCCCGTTTCCTTCTGTACAGCTTTAATCGCCTTTTTAATTTCTGCCGCTTCAAAGTTTTCAAGTGCTTCAAGCTGACGGCTGAGCTCTGCCATCACTTCAGGAACCTGCTCTTCAGCAAGCACTGCACTCGCTTCCTCATCATACGCAATCTCATCTTTGAAGAACAGTTCAGACAGTGCCACAATCTCAGCACCATAGCTCATCTGCTCCTGATAAAGTGCCACAAGCTTGCGCACCCACTCTTCCTGCTCAGGTGTACGGTCTTTCGGGATTTTACCCGCTTCTTCAAGATGAGGTGTCGACAATGCCACAACTGCATCCAGGTCAAGATTCTTCATATACTGATTATTCATCCACTCAAGCTTTTTCGTGTCAAATACTGCCGGTGATTTCGACAGACGGTCAGCATCAAAACGCTCAATCAGCTCTTCTTTAGAAAACAGCTCATCTTCCCCTTTTGGAGACCAGCCAAGCAATGCAATAAAGTTAAATAACGCATCAGGCTGATAGCCAAGGTCCTTATACTGCTCGATGAACTGGATAATTGAACCGTCACGCTTACTCAGCTTTTTACGCTCTTCATTGACAATCAGTGTCGTATGTCCAAACTTCGGAATCTCCCAGCCGAACGCTTCATAGATCATCAGCTGCTTCGGTGTATTTGAAATGTGGTCATCCCCGCGCAGTACGTGAGAGATCTTCATATAATGATCATCCACTGCCACCGCAAAGTTATAAGTCGGAATTCCGTCTTTCTTCACGATAACAAAATCGCCGATGCCATCACTTTCAAATGACACATCATCTTTTACGATATCATTGAACGTATACGTTTTGCCCTGTGGCACAGCAAATCGGATGCTTGGCTTGCGTCCTTCAGCTTCAAGTGCTGCACGCTCGTCATCTGTCAGGTTGCGGCACTTTCCGCTGTAACGCGGCATTTCGCTGCGTGCGATCTGCCCTTCACGCTCTGCTTCAAGCTCTTCTTCTGTGCAATAGCACTTATAGGCAAGCCCGCGCTCAAGCAGGTCATCGTAATGCTTTTTGTAAAGGTCATTACGCTCTGACTGACGGTATGGACCATAGTCGCCGCCAACGTCAATGCTTTCATCCCAGTCGATGCCGAGCCATTTCAGATACTCAAGCTGAGATTCTTCTCCGCCTTCGATGTTACGTTTTGTATCTGTATCTTCTACGCGGATGATGAACGTACCGTTATGGCTTCTTGCGAATAAATAGTTGAATAGTGCTGCTCTTGCGTTCCCGATATGCAGGTGTCCTGTCGGGCTTGGTGCGTAACGTACGCGAATGTCTGTAGACATAGAAATCCTCCTAAAATGATCGCTTTGTTAAGTTCGGCTGCTGATTTCCGCTTCAGGGGGACGCTTTCCCCGGCCGGGCGGTGAGCCCCTCCGGCTTCGCCGTAAGGTCTCACCTGTCCCTTTCCGCCGCAGGAGTCGCCCCCTTACGCTCCAATCATCAGCTGTGCAAATACAATGATGGACTTTAACAAAGCAAATAATTATTTGCTATATTGATATTTGTTCTATTGATTAGGTCTTCTGTAAAAGAATCACTGCCTGGGCGGCGATTCCTTCTTCGCGGCCTTCGAACCCGAGTTTTTCGGTTGTGGTTGCTTTTACGTTCACCTGAGTTTCAGAGGCTTCAAGCAGTTCTGCAATGACTGTGCGCATGTCCCCGATATGAGGCGCCATCTTCGGCTTTTGTGCAATAATTGTACAGTCAATGTTGCCCAGGCGATAGCCGTGCTCTCTGACAATGCTCCAGACGTGCTGTAGCAGTTTTTTAGAGTCGGCATCTTTGAATTCCGGATCTGTATCCGGGAAGTGTCGTCCGATATCACCTTCACCGATTGCACCAAGTGCTGCATCTGCGACAACGTGAAGCAGTACATCTGCATCTGAGTGTCCGAGCAGTCCTTTTTCATAAGGAATGGTTACTCCGCCAATAATCAGCGGACGGTTCTCTGCAAGCTGATGGACATCGTATCCCTGTCCAATTCGAAACATGGCAGTTTCCCCTCTCTATTGATCGTTTTTAGCTAAAATGGCTTCAGCAAAAACGAGATCTTCTTTTGTAGTCAGCTTTATATTATCATAATCTGATTCAATGACCGTTACTTTTCCGCCGGTTTTTTCGACTAATGAGGCTTCATCTGTTCCAAGAAAGCCGGTGCGTATCGCTTCCCGGTGTGCCTCCATCAGCACTTCAAGCAGAAAAGCCTGCGGGGTCTGCACTGACCACAGGCTGGAACGCTCAACGGTTTCTGTGACAAAGCCATCTTGTACCTTCTTAATTGTATCTTTTACAGGAACAGCTGCAATGGCACCTCCGCGGGTTTCAGCTGCTTCAGCCAGACGGTGAATCACGGTCTGTTTGATAAAAGGCCTCGCCCCGTCATGAACCATCACAATCTCTTCAGCAGCTGCTTTTAACCCTTCATAGACACTGTGCTGACGCTCTTCCCCGCCCTGCACCATATGTGTGACTTTCTTAATATCATATTGCGTAAGCAGCTGCTCGAGTGTATCTCTGTCATCAGGATGGATCGCAAGGATAATTCCGCTGCATAAAGGGTCATCTTCAAACACACGCAGCGTATGAATAATGACGGGAACCCCGTTCAGTTCAAGCAGAAGCTTATTACGATCCGCTCCCATCCGTTTACCCCGGCCCGCTGCCGGAATGACTACTTCGTAATTCATGTAAGACTCCTTTTACAACGCTTTCTCATAAGACTTTGGCTTAGCAAAAATCATGCGGCCTGCAGATGTCTGAAGCACACTTGTGACAATCACATCAATCTGCTTCCCGATAAAGTTTTTACCGTCTTCCACAACAATCATCGTGCCATCATCAAGATAGGCAATTCCCTGATTCTGCTCTTTCCCGTCTTTAATCATCTGCACATTCAGCACTTCACCCGGAAGCACAACCGGCTTCACCGCATTGGCTAAATCGTTAATATTTAATACCTGCACATCCTGCAGCTCACATACTTTATTTAAGTTAAAATCATTCGTTACGACAATCCCGTTCAGTACTTTCGCAAGTTTGACAAGTTTGCTGTCAACTTCCTGGATGTCTTCAAAGTCACCTTCATAAATCGTAACCTGAATCGGGATATCACGCTGGATCCTTTTTAAAATATCAAGCCCCCTGCGCCCTCTGTTACGCTTCAGGGCATCTGATGAATCTGCGATATGCTGGAGCTCCCCGAGTACGAACTGAGGAATGACAATCTCTCCGTCTAAAAAGCCTGTCTGACAAATATCAGCAATCCGGCCGTCAATAATTACACTCGTATCGAGGATTTTATGACGCTTTGAAGCCGGCACATCACTGACTTCCTTTGCAGCTGACTCTTCCAGCTTCTTAGTTGAACCGCCCCTTGAGAATAAGTGAACCAGTTCATCTCTTTTCGTAAATCCGACCTGAAATCCGAGATACCCAAGAATCAGCGTGAGCAGAATCGGTACAACCGTATTGACGATCGGAATCTCAATATCATTGACTGCCACCCCCAGAAGGAAAGCAGTAATCAGACCGATAATGAGCCCGAGTGCGCCAAATAAAATATCAGTGACCGGCGCTTTAATAAGGGAATCTTCTGCCCATTTAATAAAATTAACGACATACTTAATCGCCCAGAACGTTATTGCATAAAAAATGATGGCTCCCAAAATCGCGGTTACATAAGGGTTGTTTAAAAGTGCATAATCAAGATTAAAAGGTATAAGGACTAATTCAGGTAATAAAAATACGCCTAATGTTCCGCCGACAATAAGGAAACAGATTTGAATAATTCGTTTTAGCATCCCTTCACCTCCTCAGATGAAAAATTTTCTATCAGTAAAGCTTGTGAAAAGAGTAGCATGAGTACAATAAGCAAGTCAATTTAAACAAAAACAAAATATTCTATCATACAATGCAAATGCTTACAAACCATTTTTTGTTAGTGGTCTGCTAAAGACTGCTCTTTCACTGATTTCAGACCCTGCTTTATTTTTCTCGCCCGTATACCACCGATACCATCAACCTCATCAAGTTCTTCTACAGTTGCCTGCTTTAATTTATCAAGTGTGCCGAAATCTCCGATTATGTTTTCAATGATCGTGAGCGGCAGACGCGGGATTTTATTCAGCACGCGATAACCTCTTGGTTCAGCCTGACTTTCATATTCTGTAGAAGATGGATGGCCAAGTAACTTCATGATGGATTCATCCTCCATCACTTCTGAAGATACCGCTTCAGAAAATGAGCTGTACATATCCTGAGCAGGAGCATTATCAGCGCAGGCATAGTCGCGCATCACCATCACCGCTTCCTTTTCAAGGTCAGAAAGCAATTCATTCAGCTGCAGCCGCACCAGCCTGCCTTCAGAACCGAGTTCATTCAGGTAAAGCAGGAGCTCATTTTTAATCCGGATCACCATTTCAAAGCGGTGAACGACCTGTAAGACATCGTTATACGTGACGGCTTCCTCATACTCAAGCAGTGTTAAATGAGAAAGACTCTGATCAAGCACTGTGCGATATTTTTCAAGTGTCTGCAGCGCCTGATTCGCTTTAGCAAGAATGACTGCAATTTCCTTCAGTGCATAGCGGTAAGTCCCTTTATAAAGCGTGATCACGTTCCGTCTTTGGGAAATAGCAATTACAAGAGAATCTGTCTCTCTCGCTACCCGCTCCGCTGTCCGGTGACGCATCCCTGTCTCTGACGAGGGAATCATCGGACTCGGATTCAGCTGCGCGTTCGCAATCAGGATTTTACTGCCTGACTCATTGAGGATAATCGCCCCATCCATCTTTGCAAGCTCATACAGATACGTTGGGGAAAATGGACAATGGATCTGAAAGCCCCCGTCTACAAGCGGCTTCATCTTATCATTACAGCCAACTACAATCAGGCCGCCTGTCCCGGCACGCAAGACATTATCTATTCCCTCTCTAAAAGGTGTCCCCGGTGCCACGAGCTGAATAATATCAGCTGACGGACGCTTTCTTCTCCGATTATCCATGGTTTATCCCTCCAGTGTTTTCTTTAGTGCTTCCGCCACATTTGATACGCCGACGACTTCAATACCTTCAGGAAATGTCCAGCCCCCGATATTATTTTCAGGTATAATCACCCGTTTAAACCCGAGCTTTGCCGCTTCCTGGACGCGTTGTTCAATTCTTGAGACGCGGCGTACCTCACCTGTTAATCCAACCTCACCGATCATACAATCAAACGGCTTTGGCGGCTGATCACGGTAGCTTGAGGCAATACTAACGAGTACAGCCAGGTCAACTGCCGGCTCATCCAGCTTCACCCCGCCTGCCACTTTTAAATAAGCATCCTGCGTCTGCAGCATTAACCCGACACGCTTTTCAAGTACAGCCATCAAAAGCGACACGCGGTTCTGATCAATCCCGGTTGCCATTCTTCTCGGATTGTTAAAACTTGTCGGTGTGACTAGCGCCTGAATTTCAACGAGAATCGGCCGCGTTCCTTCCATTGAAGCAACAACTGTTGAGCCTGCTGCACCCTGAGAGCGCTCTTCAAGGAAGATCTCAGATGGATTTCCAACCTCTCTTAAGCCCTCTTCACGCATTTCAAAAATACCCATTTCATTCGTTGAACCAAAACGATTTTTCACAGCCCGCAGAATCCGGTACGTATGGTGACGTTCCCCTTCAAAATAAAGCACGGTATCAACCATATGCTCTAAAATTCTCGGACCTGCAATTGAGCCTTCTTTAGTGACGTGTCCAACAATGAAAATCGCAATATTTTTCGTTTTAGCAATGCGCATCAGCTCCGCCGTACACTCACGCACCTGCGTGACGCTTCCGGGTGCTGATGTGACTTCAGGATGATAGACGGTCTGGATTGAATCAATGATGACAAAATCAGGGGATACCTGCTCAATGGAGTGGTGAATCGACTCGAGATTTGTTTCTGCATAGATCATCAGTTCTTCAGATGTCACGCTCAGACGGTCGGCGCGAAGCTTCGTCTGCTTAATTGATTCCTCACCTGAAATATACAGCACTTTATTCTTCGTCTCTGCAAGCTGTGAGGAAACCTGAAGCAGCAGCGTAGACTTACCGATTCCGGGATCTCCCCCGATCAGCACCATCGAACCAGGCACAACTCCTCCACCAAGCACACGGTTTAATTCCTGCATCTTTGTCATGACACGCGTTTCTTCACGTGTTTCCACTTTAATCAGCGGCGTCGCCTTCGACTGACTTCCTTCCGGCGTATGCGTGAACGACTTTCTCGGCTGCTTACCGGTGATCGTCACATCCTCCACCATCGTGTTCCACTCACCGCAGCCCGGGCATTTTCCCATCCACTTAGCAGATTCATACCCGCATGAGTTACACATAAACTTGGATTTCTTTTTGGCCAAACCAATTACCTCCGTTAAAAAAGGTGCACGTGACTGCCTTTCACACGTGCACCTTCTGACATTATTGCGTTACATCTACTTCTTCTTTACGTGAAACGGTAAATTCACCGTCTTTATAATCAATTTCCACCTTATAGCCTTCAAGCACATTACCTTTTAACAGCTCTTCAGACAGACGGTCCTCGATATGCTTTTGAATCGCACGGCGCAGTGGACGTGCACCATATTCCGGATCGAATCCTTCATCTGAAATTTTTTCTTTTGCCGCTTCAGTAATGACAAGCTCAATGTCTTTTTCCTTCAGTCGCTTCACAAGCTCGCCAGCCATAAGTGAAACAATCTGCTTCAGGTGGCTCTTCTCAAGCGAATGGAAGACGATGGTTTCATCAATTCTGTTCAGGAATTCAGGACGGAACGCACGCTTCAATTCTTCAAGCACTTTGCCTTTCATATCCTTATAATCCTGGTTGGAATCCTGTACTGCAAACCCTACATGACGGTTCTGCTTCAGTGCGCTTGCACCAACGTTGGATGTCATGATCAGGACAACGTTACGGAAGTCGACTGTACGCCCCTTAGAGTCCGTCAGGCGTCCATCCTCAAGCACCTGCAGCAGGATGTTAAATACATCAGGGTGTGCTTTTTCGATTTCATCAAGCAGGACGACTGAGTAAGGCTTACGGCGAACTTTTTCAGTCAGCTGACCGCCTTCTTCATATCCCACATAGCCTGGAGGTGAACCGACAAGACGTGATGTCGAGTGCTTTTCCATATACTCAGACATATCAATACGGATCATTGCATCCTCTTCACCGAACATTGATTCAGCAAGTGCGCGGGCAAGCTCTGTTTTACCGACACCGGTTGGCCCAAGGAAAATAAATGAACCAATTGGACGCTTCGGATCCTTCAGTCCTGCACGTGCACGGCGTACTGCTTTCGCAATCGCTGTAACCGCATCTTCCTGACCAATGACGCGGCCATGAAGTGAATCCTCAAGGTGCAGAAGCTTCTGCGTTTCAGTCTCAGCAAGACGTGATACCGGTACACCCGTCCACGTAGACACAACGTGCGCGATATCCTCGACTGTGACTTCAGTGTTTTCCTGACCCTGCTTTTCTTTCCATTCTTTCTTCGTTTCTTCAAGCTTTTCTTTCGTCTTCTGCTCTGA
The sequence above is a segment of the Jeotgalibacillus haloalkalitolerans genome. Coding sequences within it:
- the gltX gene encoding glutamate--tRNA ligase gives rise to the protein MSTDIRVRYAPSPTGHLHIGNARAALFNYLFARSHNGTFIIRVEDTDTKRNIEGGEESQLEYLKWLGIDWDESIDVGGDYGPYRQSERNDLYKKHYDDLLERGLAYKCYCTEEELEAEREGQIARSEMPRYSGKCRNLTDDERAALEAEGRKPSIRFAVPQGKTYTFNDIVKDDVSFESDGIGDFVIVKKDGIPTYNFAVAVDDHYMKISHVLRGDDHISNTPKQLMIYEAFGWEIPKFGHTTLIVNEERKKLSKRDGSIIQFIEQYKDLGYQPDALFNFIALLGWSPKGEDELFSKEELIERFDADRLSKSPAVFDTKKLEWMNNQYMKNLDLDAVVALSTPHLEEAGKIPKDRTPEQEEWVRKLVALYQEQMSYGAEIVALSELFFKDEIAYDEEASAVLAEEQVPEVMAELSRQLEALENFEAAEIKKAIKAVQKETGHKGKKLFMPIRVAATGQTHGPDLPSAIEVLGKEKVLARLSKLTD
- the ispF gene encoding 2-C-methyl-D-erythritol 2,4-cyclodiphosphate synthase, encoding MFRIGQGYDVHQLAENRPLIIGGVTIPYEKGLLGHSDADVLLHVVADAALGAIGEGDIGRHFPDTDPEFKDADSKKLLQHVWSIVREHGYRLGNIDCTIIAQKPKMAPHIGDMRTVIAELLEASETQVNVKATTTEKLGFEGREEGIAAQAVILLQKT
- the ispD gene encoding 2-C-methyl-D-erythritol 4-phosphate cytidylyltransferase; the encoded protein is MNYEVVIPAAGRGKRMGADRNKLLLELNGVPVIIHTLRVFEDDPLCSGIILAIHPDDRDTLEQLLTQYDIKKVTHMVQGGEERQHSVYEGLKAAAEEIVMVHDGARPFIKQTVIHRLAEAAETRGGAIAAVPVKDTIKKVQDGFVTETVERSSLWSVQTPQAFLLEVLMEAHREAIRTGFLGTDEASLVEKTGGKVTVIESDYDNIKLTTKEDLVFAEAILAKNDQ
- a CDS encoding PIN/TRAM domain-containing protein → MLKRIIQICFLIVGGTLGVFLLPELVLIPFNLDYALLNNPYVTAILGAIIFYAITFWAIKYVVNFIKWAEDSLIKAPVTDILFGALGLIIGLITAFLLGVAVNDIEIPIVNTVVPILLTLILGYLGFQVGFTKRDELVHLFSRGGSTKKLEESAAKEVSDVPASKRHKILDTSVIIDGRIADICQTGFLDGEIVIPQFVLGELQHIADSSDALKRNRGRRGLDILKRIQRDIPIQVTIYEGDFEDIQEVDSKLVKLAKVLNGIVVTNDFNLNKVCELQDVQVLNINDLANAVKPVVLPGEVLNVQMIKDGKEQNQGIAYLDDGTMIVVEDGKNFIGKQIDVIVTSVLQTSAGRMIFAKPKSYEKAL
- the disA gene encoding DNA integrity scanning diadenylate cyclase DisA, producing the protein MDNRRRKRPSADIIQLVAPGTPFREGIDNVLRAGTGGLIVVGCNDKMKPLVDGGFQIHCPFSPTYLYELAKMDGAIILNESGSKILIANAQLNPSPMIPSSETGMRHRTAERVARETDSLVIAISQRRNVITLYKGTYRYALKEIAVILAKANQALQTLEKYRTVLDQSLSHLTLLEYEEAVTYNDVLQVVHRFEMVIRIKNELLLYLNELGSEGRLVRLQLNELLSDLEKEAVMVMRDYACADNAPAQDMYSSFSEAVSSEVMEDESIMKLLGHPSSTEYESQAEPRGYRVLNKIPRLPLTIIENIIGDFGTLDKLKQATVEELDEVDGIGGIRARKIKQGLKSVKEQSLADH
- the radA gene encoding DNA repair protein RadA, whose product is MAKKKSKFMCNSCGYESAKWMGKCPGCGEWNTMVEDVTITGKQPRKSFTHTPEGSQSKATPLIKVETREETRVMTKMQELNRVLGGGVVPGSMVLIGGDPGIGKSTLLLQVSSQLAETKNKVLYISGEESIKQTKLRADRLSVTSEELMIYAETNLESIHHSIEQVSPDFVIIDSIQTVYHPEVTSAPGSVTQVRECTAELMRIAKTKNIAIFIVGHVTKEGSIAGPRILEHMVDTVLYFEGERHHTYRILRAVKNRFGSTNEMGIFEMREEGLREVGNPSEIFLEERSQGAAGSTVVASMEGTRPILVEIQALVTPTSFNNPRRMATGIDQNRVSLLMAVLEKRVGLMLQTQDAYLKVAGGVKLDEPAVDLAVLVSIASSYRDQPPKPFDCMIGEVGLTGEVRRVSRIEQRVQEAAKLGFKRVIIPENNIGGWTFPEGIEVVGVSNVAEALKKTLEG